In Primulina huaijiensis isolate GDHJ02 chromosome 16, ASM1229523v2, whole genome shotgun sequence, a single genomic region encodes these proteins:
- the LOC140961877 gene encoding growth-regulating factor 1-like has protein sequence MDFGVTRLDNLAYSNIKNSSFASANGAESKKLKWCGSGFVKQERTLNEDVFREFKLNETSNSGNFFEGQQQMLSFSSPNSQAVTWPYLQSISSPFSKNTGVRGSFLTPSQWIELEHQALIYKYITANVPVPSCLLNPIRKALESAGFSPFSGFKPSAFGRGGFHLGFSSTDPEPGRCRRTDGKKWRCARDAVADQKYCERHMNRGRHRSRKPVEGQSGHSSVAPNDSSKPAPAVPAGSASNALRLSHSQEVHSLELGIPSINVNRCVPQKDNTKGVNRRTTILSMATSGTDLKENRFDESSPPSEFGLVSSDSLLNPLDRGSPIVKCGNHSTSDDIKDQENKSKNPLQQFINNWPKDSSEQRSTFSWPDHLDLQPDGTQLSISIPVVTSDFVSPTLSPSKNELQANRMGLGFGKISTPRTEEKRIQANWIPISWEGGPLGEALNTTNNSSLESKNAKSLDLLESQDNSPRSAFGSLSSSS, from the exons ATGGATTTTGGTGTTACAAGATTAGATAACTTGGCGTACTCGAACATTAAAAATAGCAGCTTCGCTTCAGCAAATGGCGCCGAGTCGAAAAAGCTTAAATGGTGTGGATCTGGATTTGTAAAGCAAGAGAGGACATTAAATGAAGATGTCTTCAGGGAGTTTAAATTGAACGAAACTTCTAATAGCGGCAATTTCTTTGAAGGGCAGCAGCAAATGCTCAGTTTCTCTTCCCCAAATTCACAGGCTGTAACTTGGCCTTATCTTCAAAGTATATCAAGTCCCTTTAGCAAGAACACAG GTGTGAGAGGCTCTTTTCTTACTCCATCACAATGGATTGAGCTAGAACACCAAGCTTTGATCTACAAATATATCACTGCAAATGTTCCTGTACCTTCTTGTCTTCTGAATCCCATCAGAAAAGCTTTGGAATCTGCTGGTTTTTCTCCCTTTTCTGGCTTTAAACCCAGTGCTT TTGGAAGGGGTGGCTTTCATCTGGGATTCTCCAGCACTGATCCTGAGCCGGGGCGGTGCCGTAGGACGGATGGGAAGAAATGGCGGTGCGCCAGGGATGCCGTTGCTGACCAGAAATACTGTGAACGGCATATGAACAGAGGCCGCCACCGTTCAAGAAAGCCTGTGGAAGGCCAATCCGGCCATTCCTCCGTGGCACCCAACGATTCCTCAAAGCCTGCGCCAGCGGTTCCTGCCGGCTCTGCATCCAACGCTCTCCGCCTCTCACACAGCCAAGAAGTCCACAGCTTGGAGCTCGGAATACCCAGTATCAATGTTAACAG ATGTGTTCCTCAGAAGGATAATACGAAAGGGGTGAATCGACGTACGACCATCCTCTCCATGGCAACTTCAGGAACAGATCTTAAGGAAAACCGGTTCGACGAATCCTCTCCTCCATCAGAGTTCGGATTAGTCTCTTCAGACTCTTTACTCAACCCTTTAGACAGGGGTTCGCCAATTGTCAAATGTGGAAACCACAGTACTTCAGACGACATCAAAGatcaagaaaacaaatctaaaaatcCGCTTCAACAGTTCATAAATAACTGGCCGAAAGACAGTTCAGAACAGCGTTCTACCTTTTCCTGGCCTGATCACCTTGATCTTCAACCAGATGGAACACAGCTCTCGATTTCTATCCCAGTTGTGACCTCAGACTTCGTGTCTCCTACTTTGTCTCCATCGAAGAATGAGCTTCAAGCTAACCGAATGGGCTTAGGCTTTGGCAAGATTAGTACTCCTCGTACCGAAGAAAAGCGAATCCAAGCCAACTGGATTCCGATATCGTGGGAAGGGGGACCCCTTGGAGAGGCATTGAATACCACAAACAACAGCTCTCTCGAATCCAAGAATGCCAAATCATTAGACCTCTTAGAGAGCCAGGATAATAGCCCTCGATCAGCATTCGGATCACTATCTAGCAGCAGTTGA
- the LOC140961058 gene encoding large ribosomal subunit protein cL38 — protein MSVSAIFGTRLEVPLPLRGGGVVPVKQLPPPARVVFDGGCGSVVECSSRPQKKATKHHMKTRPRKSQPWDIRRGPTVYPPLPALPPDWTPVSGDTASPPQPAPSE, from the coding sequence ATGTCAGTCTCAGCCATATTCGGTACGCGATTGGAGGTCCCCCTTCCCCTTCGCGGCGGCGGCGTGGTACCCGTCAAGCAACTGCCACCGCCCGCGAGAGTGGTGTTTGACGGCGGCTGCGGATCGGTGGTAGAGTGCTCGTCTAGGCCACAGAAGAAGGCTACCAAGCATCACATGAAGACGCGTCCTCGAAAGTCTCAGCCTTGGGATATACGACGTGGTCCCACCGTTTACCCTCCGCTTCCTGCTCTCCCTCCCGATTGGACTCCCGTCTCCGGCGACACCGCTTCTCCGCCGCAGCCTGCTCCGTCTGAGTAA